A single Nisaea sp. DNA region contains:
- a CDS encoding TRAP transporter large permease, with the protein MIIGIGFEDPFLVGLIGTGLLFVMVLLGVRIVYAASIVGLLGLVELLGWAPAAGIVGTIPHSKSSTYALSVLPLFILIGFLAFHAGMTQQLFDAARKWIGWVPGGLAVATVFATAGFAAVSGASTATAAVFARVAIPDMLKHGYDKSMAAGVVAAGGTLASLIPPSAILVIYAIIVEESVGALLLAGFLPGLVSALIYAAIIIFWAKVKKNVGPPVRGFTFSERIRSLPGVMPIFAVVVIIITAIYGGWATPTEAGALGAAIVLLMAIWRGVRAPSIRDALMETAKLTAMIFAMIWGVLIFVRFLGFSGLPEAFTQWVLSLDADPMVIMICILLAYALFGMFMDAIGMLLLTLPVVYPAVIALGFDSIWFGIIVVKMAEVCLITPPIGLNCFVVNGVRPDIPLTTVFRGIILFFVADVITIAVLVAFPEIITFLPELLL; encoded by the coding sequence ATGATTATCGGCATTGGTTTCGAAGATCCTTTCCTGGTTGGCCTGATCGGTACCGGGCTGCTGTTCGTGATGGTCTTGCTGGGCGTGCGGATCGTATACGCGGCCTCGATTGTCGGGCTCCTCGGTCTGGTAGAGCTCCTGGGCTGGGCCCCGGCGGCAGGCATCGTCGGAACCATTCCGCATTCCAAATCGTCGACCTATGCGCTGAGCGTGCTCCCGCTTTTCATCCTGATCGGGTTTCTGGCCTTCCATGCCGGCATGACGCAGCAGCTTTTTGATGCGGCGCGCAAATGGATCGGCTGGGTCCCCGGCGGGCTCGCGGTCGCGACGGTGTTTGCGACCGCCGGGTTTGCCGCTGTGTCCGGTGCGTCCACGGCGACCGCGGCCGTCTTCGCGCGGGTCGCGATCCCTGACATGCTGAAACATGGCTACGACAAATCGATGGCGGCCGGCGTGGTCGCAGCGGGTGGCACATTGGCCTCGCTGATCCCGCCTTCGGCCATCCTGGTCATCTACGCGATCATCGTCGAGGAATCCGTTGGGGCCTTGCTCCTGGCAGGGTTCCTCCCGGGTCTGGTTTCCGCACTGATCTATGCTGCGATCATCATCTTCTGGGCCAAGGTCAAGAAGAATGTCGGGCCGCCGGTGCGTGGTTTCACGTTCAGCGAGCGTATCCGGTCTCTGCCGGGAGTCATGCCGATCTTCGCAGTCGTGGTGATTATCATCACGGCGATCTATGGCGGTTGGGCGACACCGACCGAGGCTGGCGCTCTCGGCGCCGCGATCGTGTTGCTGATGGCAATATGGCGCGGCGTAAGAGCGCCCTCTATCCGCGATGCGCTCATGGAGACCGCCAAGCTCACGGCGATGATCTTCGCAATGATCTGGGGCGTCCTGATCTTTGTCCGGTTCCTCGGTTTCTCCGGCCTGCCGGAAGCCTTCACCCAGTGGGTCCTGTCGCTGGATGCCGACCCCATGGTCATCATGATCTGCATCCTGCTAGCCTATGCCCTTTTCGGCATGTTTATGGATGCGATCGGTATGCTGCTCCTGACGCTGCCGGTGGTCTATCCTGCGGTCATCGCGCTCGGGTTCGATTCCATCTGGTTCGGCATCATCGTCGTGAAGATGGCGGAGGTTTGCCTGATAACACCGCCGATTGGCTTGAACTGCTTCGTGGTGAACGGTGTGCGGCCCGACATCCCGCTGACCACCGTGTTCCGCGGCATCATCCTGTTCTTTGTCGCCGATGTCATCACGATCGCGGTTCTCGTGGCCTTCCCCGAGATCATCACGTTCCTGCCAGAGCTGCTTCTTTAG
- a CDS encoding TRAP transporter small permease, with translation MSFTTPGSTEPDGFASFILRADRSLSPIENAASFTAGAGVFLLMALGVLQILLRSLFNSPIVGYIDLVELSMAILAFLGTAYCQRLGGHIRMDILVGHLEGRLLWFVESVGTLLALFIIGVIIWFGWDHFLRAYELGDTSIDAEFPVWPSKLLVPVAFAIWWLRLAIQLVGSLRLMINPSLEPAGVLLHKDAAQLAQEEIRESLGENKGADR, from the coding sequence ATGTCATTCACGACGCCGGGCTCCACGGAGCCGGACGGGTTCGCTTCGTTCATTCTGCGTGCCGACAGGTCGCTGTCGCCGATTGAGAACGCCGCAAGTTTCACCGCCGGAGCCGGCGTGTTCTTGCTCATGGCGCTTGGCGTGCTGCAAATTCTGCTGCGGAGCCTCTTCAACAGTCCGATCGTCGGCTACATCGATCTGGTCGAGCTATCGATGGCGATTTTGGCCTTTCTTGGCACCGCCTATTGCCAGCGTTTGGGCGGCCATATCCGCATGGACATCCTTGTTGGCCATCTTGAAGGACGTCTTCTCTGGTTCGTCGAGAGTGTGGGTACCCTACTGGCTCTATTCATTATCGGCGTCATCATCTGGTTCGGCTGGGACCATTTCCTGAGAGCCTATGAGCTTGGCGACACCTCCATCGATGCCGAGTTCCCGGTCTGGCCATCAAAGCTGCTGGTCCCGGTGGCCTTCGCGATCTGGTGGCTCCGCCTGGCAATCCAGCTCGTCGGCTCGTTGCGCCTGATGATCAATCCGAGCCTGGAGCCGGCCGGGGTCCTCCTGCACAAGGACGCGGCCCAACTCGCACAGGAAGAGATCCGCGAATCTCTCGGCGAAAACAAAGGAGCGGATCGATGA